The Diospyros lotus cultivar Yz01 chromosome 15, ASM1463336v1, whole genome shotgun sequence genome has a window encoding:
- the LOC127792419 gene encoding HVA22-like protein f, which produces MGVLGAVARHVDALIGPGVMLLYPLYASMRAIESPSTLDDQQWLTYWILYSLITLFELTFWKILQWVPLWAYVKLLTCLWLVLPIFNGAAYIYENVVRKYVKVGSYVSPSYSDGHRKVLQMMSLDARKSVEQYINRYGPDAFDRVVKAAEKEAKKH; this is translated from the exons ATGGGTGTTCTTGGAGCTGTTGCAAGGCATGTGGATGCACTCATCGG GCCTGGAGTGATGCTTCTTTATCCACT ATACGCATCAATGAGAGCCATAGAGAGCCCCTCGACCCTAGATGACCAACAGTGGCTCACATATTGGATTCTCTATTCATTAATCACACTCTTCGAGCTTACTTTTTGGAAAATCCTTCAATG GGTTCCGTTGTGGGCGTACGTGAAGCTGCTGACGTGCCTGTGGTTGGTGCTGCCCATCTTCAATGGCGCCGCCTACATATACGAGAACGTCGTCCGGAAGTACGTCAAAGTTGGAAGCTACGTCAGCCCCAGCTACTCCGACGGCCACCGCAAAGTCCTCCAGATGATGAGCCTCGACGCCCGCAAGTCTGTCGAGCAATACATCAACCGATATGGCCCCGATGCCTTCGATCGTGTCGTCAAAGCA GCCGagaaagaagcaaagaaacactGA